From a single Drosophila sulfurigaster albostrigata strain 15112-1811.04 chromosome 3, ASM2355843v2, whole genome shotgun sequence genomic region:
- the LOC133846344 gene encoding uncharacterized protein LOC133846344, which yields MFKELVVFVHTAVRNFFLMRPTAVGPRGSACRVVVKNSWWANIVFFIAIFTPLYVCLLKDVLGLLRDVNYKINRGN from the exons ATGTTCAAGGAACTTGTAGTGTTTGTGCACACAGCAGTTCGCAACTTCTTCCTGATGCGTCCAACTGCAGTCGGACCACGTGGA AGCGCGTGTCGTGTCGTTGTTAAGAACAGTTGGTGGGCAAACATTGTGTTCTTTATTGCCATCTTCACGCCGCTCTACGTCTGCCTGCTGAAGGATGTGCTAGGACTCTTGCGTGACGTTAACTACAAGATCAACCGGGGCAATTAG